A stretch of the Thermodesulfobacteriota bacterium genome encodes the following:
- the rimP gene encoding ribosome maturation factor RimP, giving the protein MTPTPPDELIMSADILESVREIIEPIVIAEGMELVHIEYRRERRGWVLRLYIDKEEGVTIDDCSNISGQVSHMMDIDELIPHSYVLEVSSPGLGRPLKREEDFIKHKDRLVRFKLDDPIGRWKNFKGRLLDYKDGVVKIKVGDEIISLPFNKISGANLVYKF; this is encoded by the coding sequence TTGACTCCAACCCCCCCCGATGAACTGATAATGTCTGCTGATATTCTGGAATCTGTAAGAGAGATAATAGAGCCAATTGTTATAGCTGAGGGTATGGAACTTGTGCACATAGAGTACAGGAGAGAAAGAAGAGGGTGGGTCTTAAGGCTTTATATCGATAAAGAGGAAGGAGTAACAATAGATGATTGTTCTAATATTAGTGGACAGGTAAGTCACATGATGGATATAGACGAGCTGATTCCGCATTCCTATGTGTTGGAGGTTTCTTCTCCTGGGCTCGGCAGACCATTGAAAAGGGAAGAGGATTTTATAAAACATAAAGACAGACTGGTTAGGTTTAAATTAGACGATCCAATAGGTAGATGGAAGAATTTTAAAGGTAGACTTTTGGATTATAAAGATGGGGTGGTAAAAATTAAGGTTGGAGATGAGATTATCAGTTTGCCTTTCAATAAAATATCGGGTGCCAATTTGGTATATAAGTTTTAA